From one Psilocybe cubensis strain MGC-MH-2018 chromosome 13, whole genome shotgun sequence genomic stretch:
- a CDS encoding Mitogen-activated protein kinase kinase 5 produces MIRTDDPFIPVLRRFLESGYEPFTSYSSYNPDPEHPLIFHDRHIASALLLKTVKHAPWITKELSSLCEDTIKNFTAAGHKFIENRNYWENFCRPSEYVSYCDNIAERHYARTSIPCNAYASKLLFSPNDPLWFSFINVRISGSECPSFGCTGDTAIIKPEGEDTGDRQFKIPPETRSTLDNRALSNLNKLRDMENIFNYEFFVATKTAEALLDRMSCWGEFKWEMPTVTGAPVLQASLPGKDSPFIQSLFPLLGVEPLRPLPIHMGTSSRKSAHARKVVAPLTNTRRAESKYRINVHHYIQKAWQNAVHTDATFIVFSCGRQERIAIRHRQSQTLFLSDLIDPTKIPGYRKIHLGLTIAAIKDRLERWDPIEVENRRPSKRKDPPGYLNIYNSMKDKATRRKRRRLNPELGLTSVEMDKKAFDDELAKRDLVLFYLNYSYMSSPAPSSFRRMEPSCASRPFQNHSYHFKRKASYSPAKYILATTYQDDIGSGAVGLVYRVTVEIEIEDGSKHQRTLILKLAIGNKKDQIIQEYEIYKRLAEANATYGIVGVHGLFHDMETDALMMIMDDGGMSLRTRAIEKKLKIHYDWDDSVETTEKERDAFTKALKGIHHAHVIHQDIRIDNLMINDAGDVFIIDFDNGRYDPLHESFEYERDLEELLTAIGWLDSDDDTSESDEDEDEDEDEDEDEDEDEDEDEDEDEDGGEEHGDQT; encoded by the exons ATGATTCGAACTGACGATCCTTTCATACCTGTTCTCCGACGATTTTTGGAATCAGGTTACGAGCCTTTCACATCATATAGCTCCTATAATCCTGATCCCGAGCATCCTCTCATATTCCATGACAGACATATCGCTTCTGCTCTGCTGCTAAAAACCGTCAAGCATGCGCCTTGGATTACGAAAGAGCTTTCCAGTCTTTGCGAGGACACCATCAAAAACTTCACTGCGGCAGGGCACAAATTTATTGAAAATCGCAACTACTGGGAAAATTTCTGCCGGCCTTCTGAGTACGTCAGCTATTGCGATAATATAGCAGAACGGCACTATGCTCGCACCAGCATCCCCTGCAATGCGTATGCCTCAAAGTTGCTCTTCAGCCCGAATGACCCACTCTGGTTTAGCTTCATTAATGTACGTATAAGCGGATCTGAATGTCCTTCCTTTGGCTGCACTGGTGATACTGCCATAATCAAACCTGAAGGGGAGGATACAGGCGACAGGCAATTCAAAATTCCACCCGAAACTCGGTCGACGCTGGACAATCGCGCACTATCAAATCTCAACAAGCTCAGGGACATGGAAAATATTTTTAATTACGAATTTTTTGTTGCGACTAAAACGGCGGAGGCTTTACTAGACAGGATGAGTTGCTGGGGGGAATTCAAGTGGGAGATGCCTACAGTCACAGGCGCTCCGGTGTTGCAAGCCTCGCTCCCTGGGAAAGACTCGCCTTTTATTCAGTCTCTTTTTCCACTTCTAGGTGTGGAACCCCTTCGTCCTTTGCCCATACACATGGGAACTTCCTCTAGAAAGTCTGCCCACGCCCGCAAGGTTGTAGCTCCACTGACAAATACTCGAAGGGCCGAGTCGAAATATAGGATCAATGTCCACCATTACATCCAAAAG GCGTGGCAAAATGCAGTGCACACAGATGCGACGTTTATTGTTTTTTCCTGTGGCAGACAGGAGAGAATTGCCATTCGACATCGTCAAAGCCAGACTCTGTTTTTGTCGGATTTGATTGATCCCACAAAAATACCTGGTTATCGAAAGATACATCTTGGCCTTACAATCGCCGCCATCAAGGATCGATTAGAAAGGTGGGATCCCATAGAAGTTGAAAACCGGCGTCCTTCAAAACGTAAAGACCCTCCAGGGTATTTAAATATTTATAACAGTATGAAGGACAAGGCGACAAGAAGGAAGCGAAGGCGATTAAATCCCGAATTGGGGCTTACTTCTGTGGAAATGGATAAAAAG GCATTCGACGATGAGCTAGCCAAGCGGGACTTGGTGCTTTTCTATCTGAATTACTCCTACATGAGTTCACCAGCACCGTCTTCATTTCGACGTATGGAACCTTCATGCGCATCGCGTCCCTTCCAAAACCATTCATACCATTTCAAACGCAAAGCGTCATATTCACCAGCAAAATATATCTTGGCGACTACATACCAGGATGATATTGGGAGTGGAGCAGTAGGATTGGTATACAGAGTCACGGTCGAGATTGAAATAGAGGATGGGTCAAAACATCAGCGCACACTCATTCTCAAGCTTGCTATTGGCAACAAAAAGGATCAAATTATTCAAGAATACGAGATCTACAAACGGTTGGCCGAAGCTAATGCTACGTATGGAATTGTTGGCGTCCACGGCCTATTTCACGATATGGAAACGGATgctttgatgatgatcatgGATGATGGAGGGATGTCGCTGAGAACTCGCgccattgaaaaaaaattaaagatTCATTATGATTGGGATGATTCAGTTGAGACGACGGAGAAAGAACG GGATGCCTTTACCAAGGCTCTTAAAGGCATCCACCATGCGCACGTAATCCATCAAGACATTAGGATTGACAACTTGATGATTAATGATGCTGGCGATGTTTTCATAATCGATTTCGATAATGGTAGATATGACCCCCTCCATGAGTCATTCGAGTACGAAAGAGATTTGGAAGAACTATTGACTGCAATTGGGTGGCTGGATAGCGACGACGACACAAGTGAAtcagatgaagatgaagatgaagatgaagatgaagatgaagatgaagatgaagatgaagatgaagatgaagatgaagatgaagatgggggCGAGGAGCATGGGGACCAAACGTAA
- a CDS encoding Geranylgeranyl pyrophosphate synthase: MSHYDNILDVLSKEPVWSLENEQAILEPFTYITSNPGKEIRGKLIEAFNIWLKVPSDKLQVIAKIVNMLHAASLMVDDIEDDSQLRRGTPVTHKIYGIPQTINTANYVYFLAYQELFALRGSETSDPPRQPLDALVTTELLSLHRGQGLEILWRDSLQCPSEEEYIRMVNNKTGGLLRIGIKLMMACCTTNVDVDYVPLVNLIGVYFQIRDDLMNLQSTEYTSNKGFAEDLSEGKFSFPVVHGIHADKSNRQVLNVLQKRPTTPTLKIHTINYLKNVTKSFDYTLSVMANLEAQTRAEISRLGGNKGLEAIMDLLHVDASKFS, encoded by the exons ATGTCTCATTATGATAATATCTTAGATGTGCTCTCTAAGGAGCCAGTCTGGTCGCTAGAGAATGAACAG GCCATACTAGAACCGTTTACATACATTACCTCTAATCCAGGCAAGGAAATACGCGGGAAACTCATCGAGGCATTCAACATATGGCTAAAGGTCCCCAGCGACAAATTGCAAGTCATTGCAAAAATCGTAAACATGCTCCACGCAGCCAGTCTCAT GGTTGACGATATAGAGGATGACTCCCAATTAAGAAGAGGGACACCCG TGACACACAAAATCTATGGCATTCCTCAGACAATTAATACAGCCAACTACGTGTACTTTCTAGCCTATCAAGAACTCTTTGCCCTTCGCGGATCCGAGACTTCAGATCCACCTCGACAACCTCTTGATGCGTTGGTTACTA CGGAACTGCTATCGTTGCATCGCGGACAAGGTTTGGAGATACTTTGGCGTGACTCGCTCCAATGTCCCTCCGAGGAAGAGTATATCAGAATGGTCAACAACA AAACCGGTGGCCTACTCCGTATAGGGATTAAACTCATGATGGCATGCTGTACGACGAACGTGGATGT TGATTATGTGCCCCTGGTCAATCTAATAGGAGTTTACTTCCAAATCCGCGACGATTTAATGAACCTGCAAAGCACAGAG TACACGTCAAACAAGGGTTTCGCCGAAGACTTGTCAGAGGGAAAGTTTTCCTTTCCAGTTGTTCATGGAATCCATGCGGACAAGTCGAATCGCCAAGTACTCA ACGTGCTCCAAAAACGGCCCACAACGCCGACATTGAAGATCCACACCATTAACTATCTCAAGAACGTCACCAAGTCATTCGACTACACGCTATCTGTGATGGCCAACCTGGAGGCTCAGACTAGAGCGGAAATATCGAGGCTAGGGGGGAACAAGGGTCTAGAGGCTATCATGGACTTGCTGCATGTGGATGCAAGCAAATTTTCGTGA
- a CDS encoding putative WD repeat-containing protein C2E1P5.05, giving the protein MPDAFFAGTKQRKRKRSDAEPRHGVKKFARKPQHGSDKVNAKPNSKAKPNPKKRRDEELSDQTDSDGVGAVDDMDLRADSVDPNASDAEEDEDETPAEKRLRLAQLYLESVKSGLAEGEFDAAEVDRELIQARLKQDVLEHSGKAHLFIADSFDFTQPPTSVLRTRGHRLSVTSAVASESGSGPSTAYLFTSGKEGHIIKWDLCTGKKVASLFKLRDPASASVDAPTNGNGKGKAQGKGKGKGKGKGRAPPDAAVPGHTDEVLALALSGDGRYLASAGRDRRVCVWDAARAEWVKSFCGHLGHKDAVNAVSFKKGTNQLYSASADRTLKVYDLTPSVLGYVETLFGHQDGVPALDALRGDTCVSVGARDKTARFWKIVDETQLVFRGGGRSRVREVLEGGLRGDEEGSEDEEGEEEEGEGVDGKGSGGGNGKGKGKGKEKKFVEGSLESVAMIDETTFVSGGDSGSICLWSTLKKKPVFTQPLAHGFNEVLSESEGVIKTPRWVTALGCLRYSDIFASGSWDGEVRLWKVDAKLKSFSLVGTVSVPGVINSLQLLSTTKAFLEATTWGSPSSSSSSSSSSSSATTTQKDIDMDPTTTTTTTTTSMNKKKPAEVPVNPFILVAGVGQEHKLGRWLSVKHQPQQQQQGEGEGGNDGGAAARNGAVVYAFWPRTLGSSSPSSSS; this is encoded by the exons ATGCCCGACGCTTTTTTCGCAGGGACGAAGCAGCGCAAGCGGAAGCGCTCCGATGCAGAGCCACGGCATGGCGTAAAAAAGTTCGCTCGAAAGCCGCAGCATGGTTCAGACAAAGTCAACGCAAAACCAAACTCAAAAGCAAAgccaaacccaaaaaaacgCAGGGACGAAGAGCTCTCAGACCAAACCGACTCTGATGGCGTCGGCGCAGTAGACGACATGGACCTCCGCGCCGACTCTGTCGACCCCAACGCAAGCGAtgcagaggaagatgaagacgagacGCCAGCTGAGAAACGGCTGCGGCTTGCACAGTTGTATTTGGAGAGTGTTAAATCTGGCTTGG CGGAGGGCGAGTTCGATGCGGCAGAGGTGGATAGGGAGTTGATCCAGGCGCGACTTAAACAAGATGTACTCGAACATTCGGGCAAAGCGCATTTATTCATCGCAGACTCT TTCGACTTTACCCAACCGCCCACATCCGTCCTGCGCACGCGCGGGCACAGGCTGTCCGTCACATCCGCCGTCGCGTCCGAGTCGGGCTCAGGCCCTTCCACTGCCTACCTCTTCACATCCGGTAAAGAGGGACATATCATCAAATGGGATTTGTGCACGGGTAAAAAGGTCGCTTCGCTCTTTAAACTTCGGGACcccgcctctgcctctgtcGATGCCCCAACCAACGGCAATGGCAAGGGGAAAGCgcaggggaaggggaagggcaAAGGGAAGGGCAAAGGCAGAGCGCCCCCGGACGCGGCGGTGCCAGGACACACGGACGAGgtgctcgcgctcgcgctgaGTGGCGACGGGAGGTACCTCGCGAGTGCGGGTCGCGATCGCCGCGTGTGTGTATGGGACGCGGCGCGTGCGGAGTGGGTTAAGTCGTTCTGTGGGCATTTGGGGCATAAGGATGCTGTGAAT GCCGTAAGCTTCAAAAAGGGGACAAACCAGCTCTACTCCGCCTCCGCAGACCGCACACTCAAAGTATACGACCTCACGCCCTCCGTGCTCGGCTACGTCGAGACATTATTCGGGCACCAAGACGGCGTACCCGCACTCGACGCTCTGCGCGGGGACACGTGCGTCAGCGTCGGCGCGCGGGACAAGACGGCGCGGTTTTGGAAGATTGTGGATGAGACGCAGTTGGTGTTTAGAGGTGGAGGACGGAGTAGGGTGCGGGAGGTGTTGGAGGGGGGGTTGAGGGGGGATGAGGAGGGGagtgaggatgaggagggggaggaggaggagggggagggggtggaTGGGAAGGGGAGTGGGGGTGGGAATggaaaggggaaggggaaggggaaagagaagaagttTGTAGAGGGCAGTTTGGAGAGTGTGGCGATGATTGACGAGACGACGTTTGTGAGTGGTGGTGATAGCGG CTCGATATGCCTTTGGAGCACGCTGAAGAAAAAACCGGTGTTCACGCAGCCGCTTGCGCATGGGTTCAACGAGGTGCTGTCCGAGTCGGAGGGCGTTATTAAGACGCCAAGGTGGGTTACTGCTCTAGGCTGTCTGCGCTACTCGGATATCTTTGCTTCCG GATCTTGGGACGGTGAAGTGAGGCTATGGAAGGTAGATGCGAAGCTAAAGTCGTTTAGTCTCGTCGGGACTGTCTCCGTTCCTGGCGTGATCAACTCGCTGCAGCTGCTGAGCACGACAAAGGCGTTTTTAGAGGCTACTACCTGGGGCtcgccctcctcttcctcgtcttcctcttcctcttcctcctcagcAACGACAACGCAAAAAGACATTGATATGGACCCGActacaacaacgacaacgacaacgacgagtATGAACAAGAAGAAGCCGGCAGAGGTACCTGTGAACCCGTTCATACTCGTCGCGGGTGTAGGGCAGGAACATAAGCTTGGGCGGTGGTTGAGTGTGAAGCATCagccgcagcagcagcagcagggtgaaggagaaggaggaaacGACGGCGGTGCTGCTGCGCGGAACGGCGCGGTTGTGTATGCGTTTTGGCCGCGGACGTTGGGttcctcttctccctcttcgtcgtcgtga
- a CDS encoding Mitogen-activated protein kinase kinase 5, giving the protein MIRTDDPFIPVLRQFLESCYEPFTSYSSYNPDPEHPLIFHDRHIASALLLKNVKHGAWIMKELSNLCEDTIKDFTAAGHTFIENRNYWEKFRRPSEYVSYCEDIAKRHFVRTSIPCNAYASKLLFSPNDPIWFNFINARLSGSHIARRSFCCTGDTAIIKPEGEDTGDRKFKIPPETRSTLGNRALSNLNKLRDMDNIFNYEFFVATKTAEALLDRMGCWGEFKWEMPTVTGAHVLPASLPGKDSPFIQSLFPLLGVEPLRPLPIHMGTSSRKSAHARKVVAPLTNTRRAKSKYRINVHHYIQKAWIDAVHTDATFIVFSCGRQERIAIRHRQSQTLFLSDLIDPTKIPGYRKIHLGLTIAAIKDRLERWDPIEVENRRPSKRKEPPGYSSIYNSMKDKATRRKRRRLNPELGLTSVEMDKKAFDDELAKRDLVLFYLNYSYMSSPAPSAFRRMEPSCASRPFQNHSYHFKRKASYSPARYILATTYQDDIGSGAVGLVYRVTVEIEIEDGSKHQRTLILKLAIGDKKDQIIQEYEIYKRLAEANATYGIVGVHGLFHDMETDALMMIMDDGGMSLRTRAIEKKLKIHYDWDDSVETAEKERDAFIKALKGIHHAHVIHQDIRIDNLMINDAGDVFIIDFDNGRYDPLHESFEYERDMEELLTAIGWLDSDDDTSESDEDEDKDEDKDDGDGQA; this is encoded by the exons ATGATTCGAACTGACGATCCTTTCATACCTGTTCTCCGACAATTTTTGGAATCATGTTACGAGCCTTTCACATCATATAGCTCCTATAATCCTGATCCCGAGCATCCTCTCATATTCCATGACAGACATATTGCTTCTGCTCTGCTGCTAAAAAACGTCAAGCATGGGGCTTGGATTATGAAAGAGCTTTCCAATCTTTGCGAGGACACCATCAAGGACTTCACTGCGGCAGGGCACACATTTATTGAAAATCGCAATTACTGGGAAAAATTTCGCCGGCCTTCTGAGTACGTCAGCTATTGCGAAGACATAGCAAAACGCCACTTTGTTCGCACCAGCATCCCCTGCAATGCTTATGCCTCAAAGTTGCTCTTCAGCCCAAATGACCCAATCTGGTTTAACTTCATTAATGCACGTCTAAGCGGATCCCACATAGCCCGTCGTTCCTTTTGCTGCACTGGTGATACTGCCATAATCAAACCTGAAGGTGAGGATACAGGCGACagaaaattcaaaattcCACCCGAAACTCGGTCGACGCTGGGCAATCGTGCATTATCAAATCTCAACAAGCTCAGGGACATGGACAATATTTTTAATTACGAATTTTTTGTTGCGACCAAAACTGCAGAGGCTTTACTAGACAGGATGGGTTGCTGGGGAGAATTCAAGTGGGAGATGCCTACAGTCACAGGCGCTCATGTGTTGCCTGCCTCGCTCCCTGGGAAAGACTCGCCTTTTATTCAGTCTCTTTTTCCACTTCTAGGTGTGGAGCCCCTTCGTCCTTTGCCCATACACATGGGAACTTCCTCTAGAAAGTCTGCCCACGCCCGCAAGGTTGTAGCTCCACTGACAAACACTCGAAGGGCCAAGTCGAAATATAGGATCAATGTCCACCATTACATTCAAAAG GCGTGGATAGATGCAGTGCACACAGATGCCACGTTTATTGTTTTTTCCTGTGGCAGACAGGAGAGAATTGCCATTCGACATCGTCAAAGCCAGACTCTGTTTTTGTCGGATTTGATTGATCCCACAAAAATACCTGGTTATCGAAAGATACATCTTGGCCTTACAATCGCCGCCATCAAGGATCGGTTAGAAAGATGGGATCCCATAGAAGTTGAAAACCGGCGTCCATCAAAACGTAAAGAGCCTCCAGGGTATTCAAGTATTTATAACAGTATGAAGGACAAGGCGACAAGAAGGAAGCGAAGGCGATTAAATCCCGAATTGGGGCTTACATCTGTGGAAATGGATAAAAAG GCATTCGACGATGAGCTAGCCAAGCGGGACTTGGTGCTTTTCTATCTCAATTACTCCTACATGAGTTCACCAGCACCGTCTGCATTTCGACGTATGGAACCTTCGTGCGCATCGCGTCCCTTCCAAAACCATTCATACCATTTCAAACGCAAAGCGTCATATTCACCAGCAAGATATATCTTGGCGACTACATACCAGGATGATATTGGGAGTGGAGCAGTAGGATTGGTATACAGAGTCACGGTCGAGATTGAAATAGAGGATGGGTCAAAACATCAGCGCACACTCATTCTCAAGCTTGCTATTGGCGACAAAAAGGATCAAATCATTCAAGAATACGAGATCTACAAACGGTTGGCCGAAGCTAATGCTACGTATGGCATTGTTGGCGTCCACGGCCTATTTCACGATATGGAAACCGACGCGCTGATGATGATCATGGATGATGGAGGGATGTCGCTGAGAACTCGCgccattgaaaaaaaattaaagatTCATTATGATTGGGATGATTCAGTTGAGACAGCAGAGAAAGAACG GGATGCCTTTATCAAGGCTCTTAAAGGCATCCACCATGCGCACGTAATCCATCAAGACATTAGGATTGACAACTTGATGATTAATGATGCTGGCGATGTTTTCATAATCGATTTCGATAATGGTAGATATGACCCCCTCCATGAGTCATTCGAGTACGAAAGAGATATGGAAGAACTATTGACTGCAATTGGGTGGCTAGATAGCGACGACGACACAAGTGAatcggatgaagatgaagataaaGATGAAGATAAAGATGATGGTGACGGTCAAGCGTAA
- a CDS encoding putative alanine aminotransferase, mitochondrial, which yields MAAHSLDALNPAFQNVQYAVRGELAIKAELLRDKLKEPAHGLPFDKVISSNIGNPQQKGLDQPPITFTRQVAALMEWPELAKLAPDVFPADVLERAEELRREIGSIGAYSHSQARDGYPADPATIFLTGGASAGVSLLINMLINTPKAGILIPIPQYPLYTASLAQHQGVPIPYYLDEPNGWSTSVASIEDALADARKEGVIPKGLVVINPGNPTGALLDEATQEALVRLCEANGLVLLADEVYQDNLHRRATHPFTSFKKIVSRLDSRVPLVSFHSISKGVSGECGRRGGYFECTNFTEEVIALLYKMVSVGLCPPLAGQIGVDSMVRPPQPGSPSYALWKQETDTIHAALAQRTSIMSARLNALPGVSCVDSPGALYLYPRIRLSEKARKAAEEEGKEPDALYALRLLDATGICVVPGSGFGQREGEWHYRLTCLCPGVEEYVGKLEKFHLEWVGKYGVE from the exons ATGGCCGCGCACTCGCTCGACGCCCTGAACCCGGCCTTCCAGAACGTGCAGTACGCCGTGCGCGGCGAGCTCGCGATCAAAGCCGAGCTCCTGCGCGACAAGCTCAAGGAGCCTGCGCACGGGCTGCCGTTTGATAAAGTCATCTCGTCCAACATCGGTAACCCCCAGCAAAAAGGGCTGGATCAGCCCCCGATCACGTTTACCCGCCAG GTCGCAGCGCTGATGGAGTGGCCGGAGCTCGCAAAGCTCGCGCCGGACGTGTTCCCAGCGGACGTGCTCGAGCGCGCAGAGGAGCTAAGGAGGGAAATCGGTTCCATAGGCGCGTACTCGCACAGCCAAG CGCGCGACGGGTACCCGGCGGATCCAGCGACGATCTTCCTCACAGGCGGCGCATCCGCTGGCGTCTCCCTCCTCATCAACATGCTCATCAACACGCCCAAAGCCGGCAtcctcatccccatcccgcAGTACCCCCTCTACACCGCCTCGCTCGCGCAGCACCAGGGCGTGCCCATCCCGTACTACCTCGACGAGCCGAACGGGTGGTCCACGTCCGTCGCGTCTATCGAGGACGCTTTGGCTGACGCACGGAAAGAGGGTGTGATACCGAAAGGACTGGTCGTTATTAACCCCGGCAATCCCACCGGCGCACTGTTGGATGAGGCGACACAGGAAGCGCTCGTCAGACTGTGCGAGGCGAATGGTCTCGTGCTGCTTGCGGATGAGGTGTACCAGGACAACTTGCACCGCCGTGCGACGCACCCGTTCACCTCGTTCAAGAAGATCGTGTCGAGACTGGACTCGCGCGTCCCGCTCGTATCGTTCCACTCCATCTCCAAGGGCGTCTCGGGCGAGTGCGGGCGGCGGGGCGGGTACTTTGAGTGCACGAATTTCACGGAGGAGGTGATTGCGCTCTTGTACAAGATGGTTTCTGTCGGCTTGTGCCCGCCGCTCGCAGGGCAAATTGGGGTGGACTCCATGGTCCGCCCGCCACAACCCGGCTCGCCAAGCTACGCACTATGGAAACAAGAAACAGACACCATCCACGCCGCACTCGCCCAACGCACATCCATAATGTCCGCAAGACTCAACGCACTGCCTGGTGTATCATGCGTCGACTCCCCAGGCGCACTATACCTCTACCCGCGCATCCGGCTTTCGGAAAAGGCGAGAaaggcggcggaggaggagggcaaGGAGCCTGATGCGCTGTATGCGCTGAGGTTGTTGGATGCGACGGGGATTTGTGTTGTACCTGGCAGTGGGTTTGGACAGAGGGAGGGCGAGTGGCATTATAGGCTTACGTGTTTGTGTCCGGGTGTGGAGGAGTATGTGGGTAAGTTGGAAAAGTTCCATTTGGAGTGGGTTGGGAAGTATGGTGTTGAGTGA